A stretch of DNA from Falco biarmicus isolate bFalBia1 chromosome 6, bFalBia1.pri, whole genome shotgun sequence:
TGAAGGTGCTGGCTCTTGAGATTGCTTATTGGTAGCTCCTTGGAAAGATGCTAAAGCAAAATTGTCAGTCTTGTGTAATACTGGACCATCAATTCTGGCAGATGCATCTGTCCTATGTGACTGCCACGTCTCTTTTCTGTGATGAGATTCACCAGCTTGCTGATCTCCAAAGGCAGCCCAGGAACAGCTGTCCTTTTGTTCATCTTCAAAAGCATTCCAGTCTGTAGCCTGGTTACAACCTGCTGAACTGAAGTCCGCAAAGTCGTCAGAGTACTGAAAAGCAACACTCTCGTCTTGAGGTTTTGGCACTGAATCAAAGTCTCCAAATTCACTATCATCACCATTTCCTACCTCAGTAGTATGCTGGAAGTCTAAGCCAGAAGTTGTATTGGTAGTATCACATTCTAAAGTGTCAGCAGTCTGACTTAGTTCAGCCTGATCCAACTTTGCTGGTGGCTGAGAAACAGTACTCGTGTCCCTGAATTCACCAAATTCATCATTATGTTTGCTAACATGTGCAGGCTGTTTGGAAGTTCCTTCTACAACTAAAGCATTTATCAACTCTTGAGTGTTAACGAAGGGGAGAGATGCACTGCTGACTGAACCGAAATCACCAAAATCATCATCATGTGTGTCACTGCAAGCTACAACTTCGATACTACTACCACCATTCTTCAAATCTTTAGAATCACctgatttttctcctgcaaGATCACGGCTTAGGCTTTGGGTCTTATCAACCCTGATGTCCTCTGTTCCTGAAGAGTCATCAGGCCTAGTAAAATCTTTGCCATTCTCTATGCCATGCTGTCTTCTCCTCCCGCTGTGTTCTCCATTTTCAGTAGTGCATATTGAACTTCCAGTTGTTTGAGATGTACTAGAAATTGCAAATTCATTATCTTCCAGTGCTGAGGGCCCCTGTTCACAACTGATTTCTGAAGTGCAAACCTCTTCTTCAATACGAGTTACTCTGTTTATTCTGTTGTTCTCCTGAATGCTCAGAGAGTCTCTTTCATTAAGAACACTGCATATTGTAGGTCCTGTTCCCTCTAAATGgattggttttttgtttgagaATGTAGCAAAATCTGCAAAGTCTTCACCTGAGCTAGGCATTGAGTTCAAATTTTGCTTGGTACTACAGGTGCTAATGGTTTTCAGTCCCTTTGTGTCACTGATACCATCTAGATCTTCTGTTCCCTGAGGATTTACAGGGTCTGATGCTGCAAATCCATTTGTTAGAATCTCTAGACATGGAAGTTTCTCACCATTACAAGCATCTATTTGCTCATCCTGGATCTCAACTGCTATACCAGTTCTAACAACATGAGAAGAAAACCCCTCTGATTTCCCAGTGGTGTCTTTCTGTTCCCCTCTTTTGTTTACATCTTCTAAAGCAGTACCTGAAGTTCTACActtagatttttctttgctggcaCTAGTAGCTGACATATCAGAAAGATCCTTACTAAGAGTAGGAAGCTCTGCAATGCAgtctttaacatttttaacagaTGTGAAAGTTGCAATGCTAGCTACATTGTCAGAATAATCAGAATAATCAAGTGGGATGAAATGATTTGTGGGTATAAATTCTTCCTTTGGATGACCGTAGTCTGCCGTATCAAAATCAGCAAAAGCTACACCAGCAGTGCTTACACCAGAAAATCCTCCAAACTCTCCAAAttcatcttcatcatcatcatcggCTCCATTGTCTAATGGTGGAGGGGATGAGGAGTACATTCGAATAATATCTGGTTCCATTGTTTAGTTTCACTTCAAAGTTAATGCATTTCTgtaatagggaaaaaaagaagtatattAGAATTTGCCTAGCTGTtgtcatcttttatttttcctatttcatgttttgttttagaagTGTGCATATAGGTCAATGTCCATATTGGATATGAGAGGCACATTCCCCAAACCCATCTTCTAACcgattcttttattttaaaagtcacagAGAATCTACTAGGGACAGTTCAATCCTCTTGTAAACTACTACATGATCATATTCTCAGCAGACAGTGCTGAAACATGAATACGAAACACATTTGTCTTGAGCTGTTGTGCAACACACTGACACAGCTGAACTCAGTTTTAACCCATCAGTTCTCTACCTTCTGTCACCAGCAATTCATAAAATAGCCAATGACCTGGTCCACCTTTTGCCACACTCATTTGTGTGCTCAGCTGACTGTGACAGAAATTAAGCCACTTGGACTGTGCCACAACAATCACGTACATCAGGCACCTTCAGCAGCACCAAAGATTTTGAAAGATGTTCCCATAGGCTTTGAAACTGTAAAGAAGCGGAGGAAGGAACTGCTGTTATAATCACTAACTATGATCTGCTGCCCtactgtttaaatttttttcctaccaaTTTATGGGTTTCTGTTAGGTCTCCCTGTTCTCTGGTTTTTGTAATGCTGcctccacagctgctgctgccagcctgctttTGTCTTATGAACCGCCAGTTGGGAAATGCCATTGCTGGTGCTCGCAAAGCCTAGAGCAAAACAAACTTCTTCATCAAAGCTTATTCTCAAAAGCAGAATGGAGCAAGATCatccataaaatatttaaacacaaatCACGAAATCGcaggggggaagggagaaaaaaaaaaaaaagaaaaaaaagaaaaaaaaagagagaagaaagtatTCCCATGGTTTAGAGAGAAACAGATTAAGGACTCCATTTTAACATTGCAAACCATTACAGTAACAAGCAAAGTATGGATGGAAAATTTTCCTTCCTAAAAGGTgatcctgatttttttcaatgttgtaagtaattaatgaaataactaCTACTACTTATGGCTTCACAATTGTACGCATCACTTAAGTAGTTCATACCTTAGAGCCCTGAAAGGAAGGGCTACAACCAGGCTTTTCCCGTTTCAAATGACACCTGTCACGCATGAACTGCAATAACATACTAACCATTATCtacagaaaaagagcaaaaccaacCTATAcatattcttaaatatttgaatttctAACCACCAGAATAAGTGCAGGCATTACAATACTAGTTCTGAAACACAGGTAGAGCATGATCCTTAACTCCAGCATCTTTACCAAGTGACTTTGTATGTGCAcctgaacagcagcacacaaAGGGTATAACAACAAGAAACAAAGCTCTGCAGTTCTTCTCAAGCACAATGTCCCACAGCACTTGAGCCCAACCACTCTTGGTACCTGCCAGGGAAGTCCGGCATCCTGAAGGTGACTAACATACctacaatttcttttaaaagggtATTTTGCAGTTATAGAAGAACATCACGCTTATCAGATGAAACTATGAAGTAATTTGTAACATCACATGCAAACCGAAGACTGCAAAGGAATTTTGTTTAGAATAAAGAGTAAGTTGTCAACAAGCTCCCACATAGGCTTactcagcaccagctgcttAACAAGGTATTTGAGAGAAGAACTTCACTCTTATCTCAGAGGCCTCATCTCTCAAAAGCACTCTCCCTGCAGTTCTGGAAAAGGTCTAGCAATTGCTGTTTAACATCATAGGTGAACGTAAAGATCCTTTCCAAGATGTATGTAGAGCGTGACTGTGTTCACACTGAGATTACTCCAACCTGTTTAGTTTCCAAGCTTCTGGGTTACAACCTACTAAACATAATAGCTACTGTAACTATCAAAGCAGCCACTCCTGATTTATATCCAAACTTCCAAGATCTACTGTGGTCAACCAGCAGCACTAAGATAAACACCCAGTAAATACATCCAGACTACAACAGCTTTCTGAATGTTTCATTGCAGAGGAAGATCCATGTGTTACACACAAAGATATGCCTTGGTAGGtagaaatgctggttttgttctttagtagaaactaagaaaaaaaaaaaaagaaaagaccagTTTGGTATGTATTGGTACATATTAGATCTGCTCATCTCAAGGTATCTTTATCTTGGGATAGCAATTTTTAAAGCTATAGGGGAGCTGGTTAAACATTGAATGGCACAGTCTCTGGAATTCCTAGGGTCATGAAACAGTAACTCTTCAGTAACACACTACATTTGGGAGACGGGACAGAGAACATTGCATTAATTGGGATGGGACTCACACACCCACACAAttcctggaaaacagaaaggattgggtttttttttaattaaaaaaaaaaaaggagtaggCTTATTTGGTTATAACAAATCATTCCTTGTAACTAAATTTAAGTTCACAGTTGAATCTCAGTAGGCAAAACCGTAAGTTTTATTACTAAACCTCTGGAAATTTAGTAAGAGTTGTTATACCCATTTGAAAAATTCAGTCAACACAACATTTATCACCTGATCCCACGTGACAAAAGCTTTAGAGACCGCAAAGGCAAGAAACttgaaaacttggaaaaaaaaaaagaaaaaaaaaaaaaaggctcttgaaacaaacaaaaccccctcaGCACTATTTCAAGGACAGCACTGACTGGATATAAACCTTCATgattccagaagaaaaaggaagttgaagaaaaagaatgaagtagctgggaagaaggaaggtggaaaCAAGAGTCCTACAAAAAATACCCCGATTGGCTTCTGGGGAATAATACTGGAGGGTGGAATAAGCAGGTCCTTGACCAAGACAAAATACTAACATCGAAGCCACTGCAACCTCAACAGTAATTTCATCATGTAATTAgatgttttattctttattagGCAGAGATGTACAAGCCCTCTAAAACATATCTCTAAAgccatttagaaagaaaagattttagaATAGAAAATGACAGTTCTACAGCATGTTGATTTACATTGGAAATAAAAAGCCATAACTAAACCCATAGAAATCTGAAgcagaaaccaaaataaaatccctaCATATTTCAATTACTCTCAAACTGGTAGTCTATAAAACATTACATGCTTAAAGTCAAATGCTGACACAAGTTAAAGCTAGTAAGCTAacacatttgattttaaaaccaAGATTTCTGAAGTCGACAGGACCCATCCTTGAAGCTTTCAGTGCAGTATGAGTAATAAAAGATCCCAGTTTACCACCTcagtattatatatatacacacattaaaaaaatacagatacataccagatttttcctattttccaaCAGTTTTAGAGTAATCAAGTCATGCAAGCAATTATATTCAAGTAAAAAGGAGATTAAATCTAGGTAGACCCACCTCCCCTTTCCCAGAAACCTTATTTTTATTGACAAGAAGTCatgagaaggagaagaaaaagcagaagacagaagcaACTTCAAATTTGTTTCCAACTGGcaaatatataaacatacagCCCTGTACACAGACAATGACGTCAAAGTATAGTTCTGCTGGTTCAGTAATAAAACAGATCCACACTGTACTCCTACAGCCTGAAAGTTTCTAAAATCTTGGAAAGTACTTTGATAAGTTGCAATTCTTTTGCTTGGCTAAGAAGCACTGCCAGCTCAGTGGCCTATCTAGATTACCAGAGCTAAATGGATAGGAATTACATACAGGAGGATACTGATTAGCTTCCTAATTTATGTATTATATAGGCCAGTATTActtaaactaaattaaaaaactgCAGTCGTCATGACTCAGACTAAACAACGAAACCTAACtaaaaagttgggtttttttcatttcactgtatCTCAAAGACATTTCCTAACACTATGAATCAGAggccttgaaaaaaaaaacttctgaactttcccattaaaaataaaatttgtctGTATGTTTCACCAAAAGCATgtgtgttgttttatttttaagtcttttcaGATTTATCATCTTGTGTAAGTTGGTTTTCACTTGAGTTATTTGAAATACCACATACAGCCCTGTATTAGTAACTGCTACACTTGACATCAGAAGATCTCATGTAAGAAATGccaacaaaaaattaattcttaacCAGCGCTGGACACACATCCATACATTAACCATCATAACAAGTCtaccctttttttgttgttgtccaTTTACTGTATTAATATCATAACCTctgctaaaaataaaccatAGAGTTGAGAGAGCCCTTAGAGGCAAGGATGATCCAAAAAAACTCCAAGATgaagcattcagaaaacagacTGAGTAATGCGAGAGCAGCAAGCATCAAAGTCAAAGGGAATTTACCTACAAGACACCTTTTCTTTTAACGTAAAAAGGGGAGGCAAGGAACAAGAGCAGTAGGGACAAGCACAGGAGAAAGGTAACATGAAGAGACTGCATGGGGCCTGAAGCAGACTGCCAAAGCCCAATCAAATGTGTAGAAAGATCTCTGACCATCTaaaatttttctcctctgcaacTTCTGCCATAGAGAAGAAATTTCcttcaatttttcatttcaaagcacttttaaaaCATCACAGGGATCATTTACACAGCAGCAGTCCAGTAGCACTATGCTCTGCTCCAGAAATGTTTCAGTAATGGTTGCCAACAGGAGCCACAAGGAACGTTAACAATGCATTTAACAATCTGATCAATGGTTTGCCACTCTACTACATGTTTAATCAGTTTAACCCGTAAGAACCAACTGCATAATCAATTGTATGGACTCacgtactttttttttaaaatgtcagctaCTTCCAATGtaacagctgtgttttaaagGCCAAAGTCAGAGCTCAAAAATGTATGAATCTGTATTATATATGAGTGTAAGGTTGCTATATTAACACAATTTAATTGTTTACAGAACTCAAAAGAATACCATACtcaaaaatgtaacagaaagaagaaagtcaTACTAGTATACCCCCTCCCCTTAACTAATtagtgaaaattttttttttttttttttagacaaagCATAATCCCAATTCTCCTTGCAATATAAAAACAGAACGGGAATGTTTAGCCTTATTGtacttttcttcagaaagaatttCATTATGATCCCCTTTCTCGACTTCCAAGTGTTCCACCTGCCAACCATAAACTGTTGAACCAAATTAATTATTGTCCACTGGAACACTAACATGGTGAAAACCCACAGGTCTGACAGAACAGTTTTGTTCATTACTTCATTTAGTTAATCCCTGCTTTGTCTGGCATATCAAATAGAGGCTAAGAGCTGGAACTGTGGCTTCATCTTTTGTAGTACTTTAGACCCAAATCAGACATATTCTTGGTCAAGACATTAGGCTATATAATTTAGTAAACCTGGTATTTCAAGTGATTAACCTCAAAgcagaatttggaaaaaaaatctgtgaccAATACACAGATTATTTATCTTCCCCATGTTTTTGAGGGAATTGGGTCTCAAATTTAAAACTCAGATGTGAAGTTAACATGCACTTTTGCAGTTACCTGTTCATTTAAACATTCTTGAAACatacaaattttaaacaaatggaaACCAGCAATTTTTCAGCACACTATACAGAAAGGAGTCTTCGTTGAAAGGAATTGTAAGTGGTTTTACTTGCATATAATAGAGCAGGTActtccatgatttttttctaacatgCAACAACCCATGTTTCTGGCATCAGACCTTACACCTGCAAGTGAAGAATCTGACAGGCTTTAAGTGTTCATGTTTAGACTGGACTATTTTAGCCACAATCACAGATTTACGTTAATAAGTTTTTCAGATCATAACGGTTCAATATTAGACTGATAATGGATTTCTACCAATTCCTCATGACATGCAGTTGTccaacattttccagaaaaaaaactacTAAAGAATTGTGTTGGCTTTCAGAGGCCATTTTCTGCAGTCTCtcacctatttttttcctttaaaaaaaggaagaaaaagctgaaaacactCATTAACTTCTTGCatccatgtctttttttatattcataCTTTGATATTCACTATCAAGAAATTCCACAGAAGTTTCAGTATCATAACTAGAAGATCACTGTAAAAGTCATACTAGAAATGTAATTCACCAATACACTTAAAAGTACATATTGGCATttgacttcaaagaaaaaagtatttgctgaTTAATTAGGTAAGATTAAATTCTATTACTGCAGGTCTTGGTTTAAGCCTTTTTTCTAAGGTCACAAGAATTTAAGAATGTAACTCAGGTTAATTTAACACTGGAAAAGATAAGAGTAGTGATTGACTTAAGTTTTGATAGGGCAAGGATTTGGAAAGACAAAATGCATACCCTTCTTTTATCTCAAGTCACTAACTAGGTTTCTAAAGCATTTACTATCAAACCAGGGTATCTTATTTGCTTGCAGTAAATAAGG
This window harbors:
- the AFTPH gene encoding aftiphilin isoform X2, with product MEPDIIRMYSSSPPPLDNGADDDDEDEFGEFGGFSGVSTAGVAFADFDTADYGHPKEEFIPTNHFIPLDYSDYSDNVASIATFTSVKNVKDCIAELPTLSKDLSDMSATSASKEKSKCRTSGTALEDVNKRGEQKDTTGKSEGFSSHVVRTGIAVEIQDEQIDACNGEKLPCLEILTNGFAASDPVNPQGTEDLDGISDTKGLKTISTCSTKQNLNSMPSSGEDFADFATFSNKKPIHLEGTGPTICSVLNERDSLSIQENNRINRVTRIEEEVCTSEISCEQGPSALEDNEFAISSTSQTTGSSICTTENGEHSGRRRQHGIENGKDFTRPDDSSGTEDIRVDKTQSLSRDLAGEKSGDSKDLKNGGSSIEVVACSDTHDDDFGDFGSVSSASLPFVNTQELINALVVEGTSKQPAHVSKHNDEFGEFRDTSTVSQPPAKLDQAELSQTADTLECDTTNTTSGLDFQHTTEVGNGDDSEFGDFDSVPKPQDESVAFQYSDDFADFSSAGCNQATDWNAFEDEQKDSCSWAAFGDQQAGESHHRKETWQSHRTDASARIDGPVLHKTDNFALASFQGATNKQSQEPAPSVQTTLLSRLERIFEVCFPPMPVLEIEEEISSLNHLLEAGEKQMTAEETLANTGELMDVWTELQDIHDAYGLRYQWGGSHSNKKLLCSLGIDTRNILFTGNKKQPVIVPMYAAGLGMLEPTKEPLKPISAAEKIASIGQTPPVSPEMNTCTSEQFQESLPPVQFDWSSSGLTNPLDGVDPELYELTTSKLETSNASNRVTDAFARLMSTVEKASTSTRKPKKEEHLSEEAAKVISSLPDLTFMHAKVLMFPATLTPSTSCQEKVD
- the AFTPH gene encoding aftiphilin isoform X1, with the translated sequence MEPDIIRMYSSSPPPLDNGADDDDEDEFGEFGGFSGVSTAGVAFADFDTADYGHPKEEFIPTNHFIPLDYSDYSDNVASIATFTSVKNVKDCIAELPTLSKDLSDMSATSASKEKSKCRTSGTALEDVNKRGEQKDTTGKSEGFSSHVVRTGIAVEIQDEQIDACNGEKLPCLEILTNGFAASDPVNPQGTEDLDGISDTKGLKTISTCSTKQNLNSMPSSGEDFADFATFSNKKPIHLEGTGPTICSVLNERDSLSIQENNRINRVTRIEEEVCTSEISCEQGPSALEDNEFAISSTSQTTGSSICTTENGEHSGRRRQHGIENGKDFTRPDDSSGTEDIRVDKTQSLSRDLAGEKSGDSKDLKNGGSSIEVVACSDTHDDDFGDFGSVSSASLPFVNTQELINALVVEGTSKQPAHVSKHNDEFGEFRDTSTVSQPPAKLDQAELSQTADTLECDTTNTTSGLDFQHTTEVGNGDDSEFGDFDSVPKPQDESVAFQYSDDFADFSSAGCNQATDWNAFEDEQKDSCSWAAFGDQQAGESHHRKETWQSHRTDASARIDGPVLHKTDNFALASFQGATNKQSQEPAPSVQTTLLSRLERIFEVCFPPMPVLEIEEEISSLNHLLEAGEKQMTAEETLANTGELMDVWTELQDIHDAYGLRYQWGGSHSNKKLLCSLGIDTRNILFTGNKKQPVIVPMYAAGLGMLEPTKEPLKPISAAEKIASIGQTPPVSPEMNTCTSEQFQESLPPVQFDWSSSGLTNPLDASGGSTLLNLDFFGPVDDSSSSSTTTIPGVDPELYELTTSKLETSNASNRVTDAFARLMSTVEKASTSTRKPKKEEHLSEEAAKVISSLPDLTFMHAKVLMFPATLTPSTSCQEKVD
- the AFTPH gene encoding aftiphilin isoform X3 — its product is MEPDIIRMYSSSPPPLDNGADDDDEDEFGEFGGFSGVSTAGVAFADFDTADYGHPKEEFIPTNHFIPLDYSDYSDNVASIATFTSVKNVKDCIAELPTLSKDLSDMSATSASKEKSKCRTSGTALEDVNKRGEQKDTTGKSEGFSSHVVRTGIAVEIQDEQIDACNGEKLPCLEILTNGFAASDPVNPQGTEDLDGISDTKGLKTISTCSTKQNLNSMPSSGEDFADFATFSNKKPIHLEGTGPTICSVLNERDSLSIQENNRINRVTRIEEEVCTSEISCEQGPSALEDNEFAISSTSQTTGSSICTTENGEHSGRRRQHGIENGKDFTRPDDSSGTEDIRVDKTQSLSRDLAGEKSGDSKDLKNGGSSIEVVACSDTHDDDFGDFGSVSSASLPFVNTQELINALVVEGTSKQPAHVSKHNDEFGEFRDTSTVSQPPAKLDQAELSQTADTLECDTTNTTSGLDFQHTTEVGNGDDSEFGDFDSVPKPQDESVAFQYSDDFADFSSAGCNQATDWNAFEDEQKDSCSWAAFGDQQAGESHHRKETWQSHRTDASARIDGPVLHKTDNFALASFQGATNKQSQEPAPSVQTTLLSRLERIFEVCFPPMPVLEIEEEISSLNHLLEAGEKQMTAEETLANTGELMDVWTELQDIHDAYGLRYQWGGSHSNKKLLCSLGIDTRNILFTGNKKQPVIVPMYAAGLGMLEPTKEPLKPISAAEKIASIGQTPPVSPEMNTCTSEQFQESLPPVQFDWSSSGLTNPLDVCVLPLFTHKPLPWLTFYMAAYQHGH